In a genomic window of Amphiprion ocellaris isolate individual 3 ecotype Okinawa chromosome 13, ASM2253959v1, whole genome shotgun sequence:
- the dele1 gene encoding death ligand signal enhancer isoform X1, with product MWRVQSLVGRVLHRCHGSSSLRLPQNHHVEDEVINSSAVLSTSRHSSDSSSQKEEDGERRRKQRTFQFGYTELPRYTALDAVGWGTAALLFMQICRRIHSQFSSSTEPNPTPGTLTATSTLHKCGYRILLEILSRRDVLPRGRNVLCLQEVPERQNHDQTSAQSSSSSSNNSNSHSSSEQDHLTADSSISDHQRALLTQYSLVPEESLLSATCSQQNDTNRNTAEKTDATNQEILSDEERLTEAALNLRQVGDTSVPVILNIIGLESAKRDNYKEAFTCFLAAAKQGYSKAQFNTGVCYEKGRGVSKDTEKALYYYKQAAAGGHKQAQYRYAKLLLTSRGHQSLEELDTAVSFLEQAAAAGLTKAQVCLASICSQDPVRYGCKSVEYLKMAAESGDSTALLFLGQCYESGFGVQQNLRTAIEFYKRAAQAGNKTAKSLITPPNDTYSKAEDAVLRSIRSAPCFSVDDRQLQQQLSSLATRVLPSTSRPKTLPLLPHSWSTGSLCVPSSLSTTSLHLHPSSTERVACQWTVGIG from the exons ATGTGGAGAGTCCAGAGTCTGGTTGGCAGAG TGCTGCATCGTTGCCATGGCAGCAGCTCCCTGAGACTCCCTCAGAACCACCATGTGGAGGACGAGGTCATCAACAGCTCGGCGGTCCTCTCCACCTCTCGACACTCCTCCGACAGCAG ctctcagaaagaggaggatggagagaggaggaggaagcagaggacTTTTCAGTTCGGTTACACCGAGCTTCCACGTTACACAGCCTTGGATGCTGTGGGATGG GGTACAGCGGCACTTCTGTTCATGCAGATCTGCAGGAGGATCCACTCCCAGTTTTCTTCAAGCACTGAACCCAATCCGACCCCAGGAACCTTGACAGCAACTTCAACTCTGCACAAGTGCGGCTATCGCATCCTGCTTGAGATCT TGTCTAGACGTGATGTCCTGCCCAGAGGAAGAAATGTGTTGTGTCTGCAGGAGGTGCCAGAGAGACAGAACCATGATCAGACTTCAgctcaaagcagcagcagcagcagcaacaatagCAACTCTCATAGCAGCAGTGAGCAGGACCATCTGACTGCTGACAgctccatctctgaccaccaGAGGGCACTCCTGACCCAATATTCACTTGTACCAG AGGAATCACTTCTGTCAGCAACCTGTTCACAGCAGAATGATaccaacagaaacacagcagagaaaacagatgCTACTAATCAG GAGATATTGTCTGATGAAGAGAGGCTGACAGAAGCAGCACTGAACCTGAGACAAGTGGGAGACACCAGCGTTCCTGTCATTCTCAACATCATCG GTCTAGAAAGTGCCAAGAGGGACAACTACAAGGAAGCTTTCACCTGTTTTCTAGCTGCAGCCAAGCAGGGCTACAGTAAAGCTCAGTTTAACACAGGTGTGTGCTACGAGAAAGGAAGAGGAGTCAGCAAGGACACGGAGAAG GCTCTATATTATTACAAGCAGGCAGCAGCTGGTGGCCACAAACAAGCTCAGTATCGCTACGCAAAGCTGCTcctgaccagcagggggcaccAGAGTTTAGAGGAGTTGGACACTGCTGTCAGCTTCCTGGaacaagctgctgcagctgggcTCACCAAG GCTCAGGTCTGTCTGGCCTCAATCTGTTCTCAGGATCCAGTCAGATATGGGTGCAAGTCTGTTGAGTATCTGaagatggcagcagagagcGGA GACAGCACAGCCCTGCTCTTCTTGGGTCAGTGCTATGAGAGTGGCTTTGGTGTGCAGCAGAATTTGAGGACAGCCATTGAATTCTACAAACGAGCTGCTCAAGCGGGCAACAAGACAGCTAAGAGCTTAATAACACCTCCTAATGACACATACAGTAAGG CAGAAGATGCAGTGTTGCGCTCCATCCGTTCAGCTCCGTGTTTCTCTGTAGACGACCGCCAGCTCCAGCAGCAACTTTCCTCTCTGGCCACTCGTGTCCTTCCTTCTACCAGTCGCCCCAAAACTCTGCCTCTCCTGCCACACTCCTGGAGCACCGGGAGTTTGTGCGTCCCTTCATCGTTGTCCACAACGTCTCTTCACCTCCATCCCTCCAGCACTGAGAGAGTAGCCTGCCAGTGGACTGTAGGGATCGGATAG
- the dele1 gene encoding death ligand signal enhancer isoform X2, translated as MWRVQSLVGRVLHRCHGSSSLRLPQNHHVEDEVINSSAVLSTSRHSSDSSSQKEEDGERRRKQRTFQFGYTELPRYTALDAVGWGTAALLFMQICRRIHSQFSSSTEPNPTPGTLTATSTLHKCGYRILLEILSRRDVLPRGRNVLCLQEVPERQNHDQTSAQSSSSSSNNSNSHSSSEQDHLTADSSISDHQRALLTQYSLVPEESLLSATCSQQNDTNRNTAEKTDATNQEILSDEERLTEAALNLRQVGDTSVPVILNIIGLESAKRDNYKEAFTCFLAAAKQGYSKAQFNTGVCYEKGRGVSKDTEKALYYYKQAAAGGHKQAQYRYAKLLLTSRGHQSLEELDTAVSFLEQAAAAGLTKAQVCLASICSQDPVRYGCKSVEYLKMAAESGDSTALLFLGQCYESGFGVQQNLRTAIEFYKRAAQAGNKTAKSLITPPNDTYSKEDAVLRSIRSAPCFSVDDRQLQQQLSSLATRVLPSTSRPKTLPLLPHSWSTGSLCVPSSLSTTSLHLHPSSTERVACQWTVGIG; from the exons ATGTGGAGAGTCCAGAGTCTGGTTGGCAGAG TGCTGCATCGTTGCCATGGCAGCAGCTCCCTGAGACTCCCTCAGAACCACCATGTGGAGGACGAGGTCATCAACAGCTCGGCGGTCCTCTCCACCTCTCGACACTCCTCCGACAGCAG ctctcagaaagaggaggatggagagaggaggaggaagcagaggacTTTTCAGTTCGGTTACACCGAGCTTCCACGTTACACAGCCTTGGATGCTGTGGGATGG GGTACAGCGGCACTTCTGTTCATGCAGATCTGCAGGAGGATCCACTCCCAGTTTTCTTCAAGCACTGAACCCAATCCGACCCCAGGAACCTTGACAGCAACTTCAACTCTGCACAAGTGCGGCTATCGCATCCTGCTTGAGATCT TGTCTAGACGTGATGTCCTGCCCAGAGGAAGAAATGTGTTGTGTCTGCAGGAGGTGCCAGAGAGACAGAACCATGATCAGACTTCAgctcaaagcagcagcagcagcagcaacaatagCAACTCTCATAGCAGCAGTGAGCAGGACCATCTGACTGCTGACAgctccatctctgaccaccaGAGGGCACTCCTGACCCAATATTCACTTGTACCAG AGGAATCACTTCTGTCAGCAACCTGTTCACAGCAGAATGATaccaacagaaacacagcagagaaaacagatgCTACTAATCAG GAGATATTGTCTGATGAAGAGAGGCTGACAGAAGCAGCACTGAACCTGAGACAAGTGGGAGACACCAGCGTTCCTGTCATTCTCAACATCATCG GTCTAGAAAGTGCCAAGAGGGACAACTACAAGGAAGCTTTCACCTGTTTTCTAGCTGCAGCCAAGCAGGGCTACAGTAAAGCTCAGTTTAACACAGGTGTGTGCTACGAGAAAGGAAGAGGAGTCAGCAAGGACACGGAGAAG GCTCTATATTATTACAAGCAGGCAGCAGCTGGTGGCCACAAACAAGCTCAGTATCGCTACGCAAAGCTGCTcctgaccagcagggggcaccAGAGTTTAGAGGAGTTGGACACTGCTGTCAGCTTCCTGGaacaagctgctgcagctgggcTCACCAAG GCTCAGGTCTGTCTGGCCTCAATCTGTTCTCAGGATCCAGTCAGATATGGGTGCAAGTCTGTTGAGTATCTGaagatggcagcagagagcGGA GACAGCACAGCCCTGCTCTTCTTGGGTCAGTGCTATGAGAGTGGCTTTGGTGTGCAGCAGAATTTGAGGACAGCCATTGAATTCTACAAACGAGCTGCTCAAGCGGGCAACAAGACAGCTAAGAGCTTAATAACACCTCCTAATGACACATACAGTAAGG AAGATGCAGTGTTGCGCTCCATCCGTTCAGCTCCGTGTTTCTCTGTAGACGACCGCCAGCTCCAGCAGCAACTTTCCTCTCTGGCCACTCGTGTCCTTCCTTCTACCAGTCGCCCCAAAACTCTGCCTCTCCTGCCACACTCCTGGAGCACCGGGAGTTTGTGCGTCCCTTCATCGTTGTCCACAACGTCTCTTCACCTCCATCCCTCCAGCACTGAGAGAGTAGCCTGCCAGTGGACTGTAGGGATCGGATAG